The Leptospira venezuelensis genome contains a region encoding:
- a CDS encoding DUF3556 domain-containing protein: MFLPKAPPYDALAWAKMSFADRARLSCQAWAVQGYGSPLGAYIVYVLKIALYIAGWIYFCSFSPGLGEWGTISWWFVPVAFQKAIVWSLLFEVLGLGCGSGPLTGRYFPPVGGFLYFLRPKTTKMPLFEGAPIIGGKTRGILEIVAYASVLVYSVLCLIHPAPGFEQFLPIIISLVIAGILDKTVFLAARAEHYWVTIVVFAFAQNWIAGAMIVQLSIWLFAGFSKLNSHFPSVVCVMASNSPFTPFAWFRKAMYKNYPEDLRPSSTAVAKANMGIVLEMGTPIVLFTAIMTGSQTVLYLGLGMMVFLHSYITSNFPMGVPIEWNFLVVYSGFFLFGANPNVTPFQLDSAPVAAFLFVFSLALPIIGNIRPDWVSFLLAMRYYAGNWAVSVWMFKEDSYKKLEKLTKTSGWLYDQLDMFYERKVSVGLVSKVMAFRLMHLHGKAFQKLVPKAVKNFEKYEWVEGELVAGMVVGWNFGEGHLHSEQLLRSVQAQCGFKDEELRCIFIEGQPLGKSTINYRIHDAEKGLIEDGKIEVADLKELQPWPTK; encoded by the coding sequence ATGTTCCTTCCTAAAGCTCCCCCCTATGACGCCTTAGCCTGGGCGAAAATGTCGTTCGCGGATCGGGCCCGTTTGTCTTGCCAAGCCTGGGCTGTCCAAGGTTATGGCTCCCCTCTCGGAGCATATATCGTTTACGTCTTAAAGATAGCATTATACATCGCAGGCTGGATTTATTTCTGCTCTTTCAGTCCAGGGCTCGGAGAATGGGGAACCATCTCTTGGTGGTTTGTTCCGGTGGCTTTTCAAAAAGCAATTGTATGGAGTTTGTTATTCGAAGTTTTGGGACTTGGATGTGGAAGCGGTCCTTTAACCGGAAGATATTTCCCTCCTGTTGGCGGGTTCTTATATTTTTTAAGACCTAAGACTACCAAAATGCCTTTATTCGAAGGAGCTCCAATCATCGGAGGAAAAACAAGAGGGATTCTGGAAATCGTAGCTTACGCTTCTGTTTTAGTTTATTCCGTTTTATGTTTGATCCACCCTGCTCCAGGTTTCGAACAATTTTTACCGATCATCATCAGTTTAGTGATTGCTGGAATATTAGATAAAACTGTTTTTCTTGCAGCAAGAGCAGAACATTATTGGGTAACGATAGTTGTATTTGCATTCGCACAGAATTGGATAGCAGGTGCGATGATAGTTCAACTTTCTATCTGGTTATTTGCAGGGTTTTCTAAACTCAACTCTCACTTCCCAAGTGTAGTTTGTGTGATGGCAAGTAATAGCCCCTTCACTCCATTTGCTTGGTTTAGAAAAGCAATGTATAAAAATTATCCGGAAGATCTACGTCCTTCTTCTACTGCAGTAGCAAAAGCGAATATGGGGATCGTGTTGGAAATGGGGACTCCGATCGTTCTATTCACCGCGATCATGACAGGTTCGCAAACAGTGCTATACTTAGGACTCGGAATGATGGTATTCCTACATAGTTATATCACCAGTAACTTCCCAATGGGAGTTCCAATAGAATGGAACTTCTTAGTAGTCTATTCAGGCTTCTTCTTATTTGGAGCAAACCCTAACGTCACTCCATTCCAATTAGATTCTGCACCTGTTGCAGCATTCTTATTCGTGTTCTCTTTAGCTCTTCCGATCATCGGAAACATCAGACCTGATTGGGTATCCTTCTTACTTGCAATGAGATATTACGCAGGAAACTGGGCAGTCAGCGTATGGATGTTCAAAGAAGATAGTTATAAAAAATTAGAGAAACTTACTAAAACCTCAGGATGGTTGTACGACCAATTGGATATGTTCTACGAAAGAAAAGTATCCGTAGGTTTAGTGAGTAAAGTTATGGCATTCCGACTCATGCACTTACACGGAAAAGCTTTCCAGAAATTAGTACCAAAAGCAGTAAAGAACTTCGAAAAGTACGAATGGGTAGAAGGTGAACTAGTAGCAGGAATGGTAGTAGGCTGGAACTTCGGAGAAGGTCACTTGCATAGTGAACAACTTCTGAGATCCGTTCAAGCACAATGTGGATTCAAAGATGAAGAACTACGTTGTATCTTTATAGAAGGTCAACCATTAGGAAAATCTACTATTAACTATAGGATTCATGACGCTGAAAAGGGTTTGATAGAAGACGGAAAGATAGAAGTTGCCGATTTGAAGGAACTCCAACCTTGGCCGACTAAATAA
- the vapB gene encoding type II toxin-antitoxin system antitoxin VapB → MNRAKIFKNGDSQAVRLPKEFRFKGKEVYIHREGEIVVLTPIEDAVDRLWNTLNEFSDDFKIERDQPKDYDRRDPI, encoded by the coding sequence ATGAATCGGGCCAAAATATTTAAAAATGGGGACAGCCAGGCAGTTCGTCTTCCCAAAGAATTTAGATTTAAAGGAAAAGAAGTCTATATCCATAGGGAAGGAGAAATCGTAGTATTGACTCCTATAGAGGATGCTGTTGATAGACTTTGGAATACTCTAAATGAATTTTCCGATGACTTCAAAATAGAAAGGGATCAGCCTAAAGATTACGATAGGCGCGATCCTATATGA
- the vapC gene encoding type II toxin-antitoxin system tRNA(fMet)-specific endonuclease VapC, with protein MNKYLLDTNICIYIINRRPDSVYKKFKKVALENIYISSITEFELYFGIEKSLHKEKNRRALADFIGYLNILPFDSNSSAIAAKLRFSLEKSGKSIGPFDLLIASQAVSNDHILVTNNEKEFKRIKELKLENWL; from the coding sequence ATGAATAAGTATCTTTTAGATACGAACATTTGCATTTATATCATAAACCGAAGACCTGATTCAGTTTATAAGAAATTTAAGAAAGTAGCTTTAGAGAATATCTATATCTCTTCCATTACTGAATTTGAATTATACTTTGGAATTGAAAAGAGCCTTCATAAAGAGAAGAATAGAAGAGCTTTAGCCGATTTTATCGGGTATTTGAATATCTTACCATTTGATAGCAATTCATCAGCAATCGCTGCTAAATTACGTTTCAGTTTAGAGAAATCGGGGAAATCGATAGGTCCTTTTGATCTATTAATAGCGTCTCAAGCGGTTTCTAATGATCATATCCTTGTTACTAATAATGAAAAAGAATTCAAAAGGATTAAAGAGCTAAAATTAGAGAATTGGCTATAA
- the omp85 gene encoding Omp85 family outer membrane protein, with the protein MFSLRHFFIACILVPVSIFSEGEKVAIDLNESKRLSKQELEEKRSGWYATGLPVFSEDPVRGQGYGARGFLYQNGNRSDPYFEFQPYKYRFGAQAYKTTKGADYYEFTFDSPFLFDTAYRLKTSVSYSTNKNSQYFGIGTDTLREIQYRDRNQPTGELKNGGNFSDLEDALSYRRPSSPGSVYPYESNRLYNTYEFRSTTATFSVDKTFWGAFRWIVAPEFSQNVIRTYDYPNGRIATNGDYYSVARDPTTGWGSSYPNGISKLTKDYQAGLINGYHGGNVNYIHIGLAYDTRDFEPDPDSGVLLEMNYSSSSKRAGSDFEFEKFFTQGKFFYMPFPKLFEELVVAGRAGLHYSKGEVPFSEYRYMWSIDGPINGLGGLQTLRGYRQERFIAPMIGFGNLEIRWRFGTFKFWDQLITLSLVPFYDFGRVWNGYHDISTQGYKFSYGTGLRIIWNQATVILIDYAKSREDSQLFIDIGQIF; encoded by the coding sequence TTGTTTTCTCTTCGGCATTTTTTTATAGCCTGCATCTTGGTGCCTGTTTCGATTTTTTCGGAAGGGGAGAAGGTTGCAATCGACCTAAACGAATCCAAACGTCTCTCCAAACAAGAGTTGGAAGAAAAAAGAAGCGGTTGGTATGCAACTGGTCTTCCTGTTTTTTCAGAAGATCCGGTAAGAGGACAGGGTTACGGTGCCAGAGGATTTTTATATCAAAATGGAAATCGTTCTGATCCTTATTTTGAATTCCAACCTTACAAATATAGATTCGGTGCTCAAGCTTACAAGACCACGAAAGGTGCAGACTATTATGAATTCACTTTTGATAGTCCCTTTCTTTTTGATACCGCTTATCGATTAAAGACGAGTGTTTCTTATAGTACAAACAAGAACTCTCAATACTTCGGGATCGGGACTGATACCTTACGCGAAATCCAATATAGAGATAGGAATCAGCCTACGGGTGAACTAAAAAATGGCGGTAACTTTTCTGATCTTGAAGATGCACTTTCGTATCGCAGACCTTCTTCTCCTGGATCTGTTTATCCATATGAAAGCAATCGTTTATATAATACTTACGAATTTCGTTCCACGACTGCTACATTCTCAGTGGATAAAACTTTTTGGGGTGCTTTTCGTTGGATTGTTGCTCCTGAGTTTTCTCAGAATGTGATCCGTACTTATGATTATCCGAATGGAAGAATTGCAACGAATGGAGATTATTATTCTGTCGCTAGAGATCCTACTACTGGCTGGGGTTCATCTTATCCGAACGGAATATCAAAACTAACCAAAGACTACCAAGCAGGTCTTATCAATGGTTATCATGGTGGAAATGTAAATTATATCCACATCGGCCTTGCTTATGATACAAGAGATTTTGAACCTGATCCGGATTCTGGTGTTTTATTAGAGATGAATTATTCTTCTTCTTCTAAACGTGCCGGTTCAGATTTCGAGTTTGAGAAGTTTTTTACCCAAGGTAAATTTTTCTATATGCCTTTTCCAAAACTTTTCGAAGAACTTGTAGTCGCGGGAAGAGCAGGACTTCATTATTCTAAAGGAGAAGTTCCTTTTTCAGAATATCGTTATATGTGGTCCATTGACGGACCGATTAACGGACTAGGTGGTTTACAAACTCTTAGAGGTTATAGACAGGAAAGATTTATCGCTCCGATGATCGGTTTTGGAAATTTAGAGATCCGTTGGAGATTTGGTACATTCAAATTTTGGGACCAGTTGATCACTTTGAGTTTAGTTCCATTTTATGATTTTGGGAGAGTTTGGAATGGATATCATGATATCAGCACCCAAGGTTATAAATTTTCTTATGGGACAGGTTTAAGGATTATCTGGAATCAGGCCACAGTGATACTGATCGATTATGCTAAGTCCAGAGAAGATTCTCAGTTATTCATCGACATAGGCCAGATTTTCTAG
- a CDS encoding LIC10421/LIC12816 family protein: protein MKIQLLVGLISILSLFPFALSSFSAEEETKLIEKALVETLSTQEQKDALQKYLTNLSKKKRNEATHLRELASTEPKHHSSQARKKKLVELAAQLDKEASIHEETLKTLQQSSVQ, encoded by the coding sequence ATGAAGATCCAATTACTTGTCGGACTAATTTCAATTCTGTCCCTGTTTCCATTTGCACTTTCTTCCTTCTCCGCAGAAGAAGAAACAAAACTGATCGAAAAGGCATTAGTGGAAACCTTATCCACCCAAGAACAAAAAGATGCACTTCAAAAATACCTGACCAATCTTTCTAAGAAGAAAAGAAATGAGGCGACTCACCTGAGAGAGCTTGCTTCTACGGAGCCAAAACATCATTCTTCCCAGGCTCGTAAGAAGAAGTTAGTGGAATTGGCTGCACAACTGGACAAGGAAGCTTCTATCCATGAAGAGACCTTAAAAACTCTGCAACAATCTTCGGTTCAATAA
- the tmk gene encoding dTMP kinase, translating into MAQIPGFYVFEGLDGSGKSTLSVRVLDLLTSKHVPAICFAEPTRYESGIYLRKFLSGEIELSPEKQIEAFLEDREVSLSRNILPSIAQKKIVLLDRYMYSTAAYQSGDFFSAKEILKKNLDRGFPEPEKVFYLEIDPEEALARLKGRDTTKDRFETISALTKIKKAYEEILPENTIRLDAKLPTEELLKLVTEKISY; encoded by the coding sequence ATGGCACAAATACCTGGATTTTACGTTTTTGAAGGTTTAGACGGAAGTGGAAAAAGTACCCTTTCCGTCCGAGTTTTAGACCTTCTCACCTCCAAACATGTTCCAGCAATTTGTTTTGCGGAACCAACTCGGTACGAATCCGGGATTTATCTTAGAAAATTTTTAAGCGGAGAAATTGAACTTTCTCCTGAAAAACAGATCGAAGCATTTTTAGAAGACAGAGAAGTTTCGCTGAGTCGGAATATTCTACCTTCTATCGCCCAAAAAAAGATCGTGTTACTGGATCGATATATGTATTCCACTGCGGCTTATCAGTCGGGTGATTTTTTTTCCGCAAAAGAGATCCTGAAAAAGAATTTAGACAGAGGATTTCCCGAACCCGAAAAAGTTTTTTATTTGGAAATTGATCCAGAAGAAGCTTTAGCGAGATTAAAAGGAAGGGATACCACTAAGGATAGATTCGAAACGATCAGCGCTTTGACTAAGATCAAAAAAGCTTATGAAGAAATTCTTCCGGAGAATACGATCCGATTGGATGCAAAATTACCAACGGAAGAATTATTAAAACTAGTAACCGAAAAAATCTCTTATTGA
- a CDS encoding S1C family serine protease, whose amino-acid sequence MKKTDRFKNFLVIGISVMAGVILSPIVYCGTGNDSALFLNAKSDREPSASAKAAISIQKAFEEVYENVSPSVVLIATEGTVNVPQYNDPFQEFFYGPQGRVRNQKRKVSGLGSGFILNKEGYILTNDHVVRNFDKFKVVFKNVKEPVSAKLIGTDPMIDVALLKVEANQDLQPIEIGDSSAVKVGDWAIAIGAPFGLEQSMTVGVISKVGRGGIDNSGVHYIQTDAAINQGNSGGPLLDINGRVVGINRMIVSPSGGSIGLGFAIPINEAKAIVEELKSGGKVKRARLGVALDDLTEETAKELKLSGPEGAFVRQVQNGSAAAEAGIDVEDVILEIDGAKIKNANDVVSKIRASKVGQRVSIVVFRKGQILKISVKLAE is encoded by the coding sequence ATGAAAAAAACCGACAGATTCAAAAATTTCCTGGTGATAGGCATATCCGTAATGGCCGGAGTGATCCTTTCTCCAATCGTGTATTGCGGAACAGGCAACGATAGTGCATTATTTTTAAATGCAAAATCGGATAGAGAACCGAGTGCGTCCGCGAAAGCTGCAATCTCCATTCAGAAAGCTTTCGAAGAAGTTTACGAAAATGTTTCTCCAAGTGTTGTACTCATCGCAACGGAAGGGACAGTAAACGTTCCTCAATACAACGATCCATTCCAGGAATTTTTTTACGGTCCACAAGGACGCGTAAGGAACCAGAAAAGAAAAGTGAGCGGCCTAGGCTCTGGTTTTATCCTCAATAAAGAAGGATATATTCTCACTAACGATCACGTGGTTCGTAATTTCGATAAATTTAAAGTAGTTTTTAAGAATGTAAAAGAGCCCGTCTCAGCTAAGCTGATTGGAACTGACCCAATGATAGACGTTGCACTTCTAAAGGTAGAAGCAAACCAAGATCTACAACCGATCGAGATCGGTGATTCTTCCGCGGTAAAAGTGGGGGATTGGGCAATCGCAATCGGCGCTCCGTTCGGTTTGGAACAATCCATGACTGTTGGTGTGATCTCCAAAGTGGGAAGAGGTGGTATCGATAATTCTGGGGTTCACTATATCCAGACAGATGCTGCAATCAACCAAGGAAACTCTGGAGGACCACTTCTGGATATCAACGGAAGAGTGGTAGGTATCAACCGGATGATCGTATCCCCTAGTGGTGGATCTATCGGCTTAGGATTTGCGATTCCTATCAACGAAGCTAAGGCAATCGTAGAAGAATTAAAATCGGGCGGAAAAGTCAAACGTGCAAGACTCGGAGTCGCGTTAGATGATCTTACTGAAGAAACCGCAAAAGAACTCAAACTTTCCGGACCGGAAGGTGCATTCGTTCGCCAGGTCCAGAACGGTAGCGCTGCCGCAGAAGCAGGCATAGACGTAGAGGACGTAATCCTGGAAATAGACGGAGCTAAGATCAAGAACGCAAATGATGTGGTTTCTAAGATCAGAGCCTCTAAAGTGGGACAACGTGTTTCTATAGTTGTATTTAGAAAAGGCCAGATCTTAAAAATTTCTGTTAAGCTGGCGGAGTGA
- the ruvB gene encoding Holliday junction branch migration DNA helicase RuvB, protein MAGHTLNPEDKFDDEISLRPSLFSEFIGQKEILSNLGVFVGAAKKRGQALDHVLLSGPPGLGKTTLAGIISQELGTRIVVTSAPVLTRGADLAKLLTDLEERDILFIDEIHSLGRKVEEILYPAMENFMIDLLVGEGITAQTIQIKLKPFTLIGATTRSGLISDPLKSRFGIHFRLEYYDDAEMKDIVLRSSKILGYEIEENAAFEIGRRSRKTPRIANHLLKRVRDFAEVKGEKTIRIPACEEAFSRLGIDELGLDRMDRQILECMIDRYKGGPVGLKPIAAVIGEEERTLEDHYESYMVRVGLINRTSSGRVATEKAYKLMDKVPPAFGKRIEEDAAPGLF, encoded by the coding sequence TTGGCGGGACATACCTTAAATCCGGAGGATAAATTCGACGATGAGATATCTCTTCGTCCCTCCTTATTCTCCGAGTTTATAGGACAAAAAGAGATCCTGTCCAATCTAGGCGTCTTCGTAGGAGCCGCCAAAAAAAGAGGCCAGGCCCTGGATCATGTACTCTTATCCGGGCCTCCTGGTCTTGGCAAGACTACACTCGCAGGCATTATTTCTCAAGAGCTTGGTACTCGGATCGTAGTAACTTCTGCTCCCGTTTTGACAAGAGGGGCAGACCTCGCGAAATTACTCACAGATCTAGAAGAGAGAGATATATTATTTATAGATGAAATACATTCCCTAGGCCGCAAGGTAGAAGAGATCCTATATCCTGCGATGGAAAATTTCATGATCGATCTTCTTGTGGGAGAAGGCATCACCGCTCAAACAATTCAGATCAAATTAAAACCATTCACTTTGATCGGGGCCACAACTCGTAGCGGACTCATTTCCGATCCACTTAAGAGCAGATTCGGGATCCATTTCCGTTTGGAATATTATGACGATGCTGAAATGAAAGATATCGTCCTAAGATCCTCCAAGATCCTGGGTTACGAAATAGAAGAGAACGCTGCCTTCGAGATAGGAAGAAGGTCCAGAAAAACCCCGAGGATTGCGAACCATCTTCTCAAAAGAGTAAGGGATTTTGCTGAGGTAAAAGGGGAAAAAACGATCCGTATTCCCGCCTGCGAAGAGGCATTTTCCCGTCTAGGAATAGACGAATTGGGCCTGGATAGAATGGACCGCCAGATTTTGGAATGTATGATTGATCGCTACAAGGGTGGTCCTGTGGGCCTAAAGCCGATCGCCGCAGTAATCGGAGAAGAAGAAAGGACTTTAGAAGACCATTACGAATCCTATATGGTAAGAGTTGGCTTGATCAATAGAACCTCCTCCGGTAGAGTAGCCACGGAGAAGGCTTATAAGCTGATGGACAAAGTCCCTCCGGCTTTTGGCAAAAGAATAGAAGAAGATGCGGCTCCCGGCCTTTTTTAA
- a CDS encoding TonB-dependent receptor — MRLPAFFKSEIDNRGDLGEDDRRLLFAAFFVFAFASFLVAHLFTRNILFKILGEDPIVQVKERAEREKIYEVLLEQEFVDKRIKDEYKALSNVESAGSGGITKEKGFHTLSPFREFVMGNIFRNPSKASPQNSQKKTEEEKVYEVAILKQDPVEFTNPNEQTPEQTPATGRMTKIPFNYRFQQDMLFRWDGSSSMSVPTKKLVGYEYFKRMLRQIEQSFSPPGGGNFGYRDGAGTVIREAIEPGEAKVQFLLNDAGQVIDTKLISSQGQSLVDQSCVDALRGQNFGKVPEDVKAQGMIYGITFIFPRIYRR, encoded by the coding sequence ATGCGGCTCCCGGCCTTTTTTAAAAGTGAAATAGATAATAGAGGAGATTTAGGAGAAGACGATCGTCGACTTCTATTCGCTGCGTTTTTCGTATTTGCATTCGCTTCTTTTTTAGTAGCTCACTTATTCACACGTAATATTCTATTTAAGATCTTGGGAGAAGACCCAATCGTTCAGGTAAAAGAAAGAGCGGAACGAGAAAAAATATACGAAGTACTATTGGAACAGGAATTCGTAGACAAAAGGATTAAGGACGAATACAAAGCGCTATCTAACGTAGAGTCCGCAGGTTCCGGGGGGATTACCAAGGAGAAAGGATTTCATACACTTTCTCCTTTCCGTGAATTTGTGATGGGGAATATTTTTAGAAATCCATCCAAGGCAAGTCCTCAAAATTCCCAAAAGAAAACGGAAGAAGAAAAAGTATACGAAGTAGCTATTCTAAAACAAGATCCCGTAGAATTTACAAATCCGAATGAACAAACTCCGGAGCAGACTCCCGCTACCGGAAGAATGACAAAAATTCCATTCAATTATCGTTTCCAACAAGATATGTTATTTCGTTGGGATGGAAGTTCTTCTATGAGTGTTCCTACTAAAAAGTTAGTAGGTTATGAATATTTCAAAAGAATGCTCCGCCAAATTGAACAAAGTTTTTCTCCTCCGGGTGGGGGAAACTTCGGATATCGCGACGGAGCTGGAACTGTGATCCGAGAAGCGATAGAACCCGGAGAAGCAAAAGTGCAATTCTTGCTGAACGATGCAGGCCAGGTCATCGATACAAAATTAATCTCTTCCCAAGGACAATCTCTTGTGGATCAATCTTGTGTAGATGCTCTTAGAGGACAAAACTTCGGAAAAGTCCCTGAAGATGTAAAAGCGCAAGGGATGATTTACGGTATTACTTTTATCTTCCCGCGTATTTATAGAAGATAA
- a CDS encoding adenylate/guanylate cyclase domain-containing protein, which produces MIPTHMSDSGRTTRFFILGILLCFLSFSACAQAKGKERPKAENGILDLSNWDFEKDGTVELNGDWRYYWKELIPPKSFEDDLVSDPSGFIPVPGVWNGHLLKGEPLPAIGYITYHLRLYLPEHTPDLAIRIDDGQGSAYSLYWNGKLVAYNGHPGPSPEEEKPEYLAQTSSVSHSKQVDIVMHISNHYHRNGGFQMPILLGDSSQIFAARDRNRMTSAFLGGALLIMGLYHMGLFLFRKKEMEILWFSLTCLAITSRVFFSGDRFIGEVLRDAPWNIMVRIEYLSFYLGVPFMAMFMRTLYPAQFRKTSMIVIFTLSIPPCLSIIVLPPALFSYTLPYYQALIVFSGIYGMIMLTIAIFKGLQGAKLMLLGLGIFFAAVLNDFIFYQFHIGPGYLTPAGLFLLTFADAATLGRRIATAFNTSEELSVNLEKKVVERTKELAEERDRTDLLLLNILPKPVAEELKSKGSVTPVYYESASILFTDFVGFTKIAAEMLPKDLVEDLHNCFSEFDSIVSRLGLEKLKTIGDSYMCAGGIPNTNFTHAVDNCLAGLEFLRFMQRMAVSKSEMGLPFWELRVGVHTGPVTSGVIGSNKFAYDVWGDAVNLASRMESSGKPGHLNISGSTYELVKDFFVCEHRGKVQAKGKGEVDMYFVNSIRMELSVDAKGISPNDKFESLRNELNLKLSAV; this is translated from the coding sequence TTGATTCCTACGCATATGAGTGATTCAGGTCGTACAACTCGCTTTTTCATTTTAGGAATTCTACTTTGTTTTTTATCCTTCTCCGCTTGTGCCCAAGCAAAAGGTAAAGAAAGACCTAAAGCAGAAAATGGAATATTAGATCTAAGCAATTGGGATTTTGAAAAAGACGGGACGGTAGAATTAAACGGAGACTGGAGATACTATTGGAAGGAACTCATTCCTCCTAAAAGTTTCGAAGACGATCTTGTCTCAGATCCGAGTGGATTTATTCCTGTTCCTGGTGTTTGGAACGGTCATCTTTTAAAAGGAGAGCCTTTACCTGCCATTGGATACATCACCTATCATCTAAGATTATATCTACCTGAACATACTCCCGATCTTGCGATTCGAATCGACGACGGACAAGGTTCTGCATATTCCTTATACTGGAATGGTAAGTTAGTCGCTTATAATGGACATCCAGGTCCTTCTCCTGAAGAAGAAAAGCCGGAGTATCTTGCCCAAACAAGTTCTGTTTCTCATTCCAAACAGGTGGATATAGTGATGCATATTTCGAATCACTACCACCGGAACGGCGGCTTTCAAATGCCGATCTTGCTTGGAGACTCTTCTCAAATTTTTGCAGCAAGAGACAGGAACAGAATGACGAGTGCATTTTTGGGTGGAGCGTTACTCATCATGGGCTTGTATCATATGGGTCTTTTTCTATTCCGTAAAAAGGAAATGGAGATTCTTTGGTTCTCCCTTACCTGTCTTGCGATCACTTCTAGAGTATTTTTCAGCGGAGATAGATTTATAGGAGAAGTTCTCAGGGATGCTCCTTGGAATATCATGGTCAGAATAGAATATCTCTCCTTCTATTTAGGCGTACCATTTATGGCAATGTTTATGAGAACTTTGTATCCTGCTCAGTTCAGAAAGACCTCCATGATTGTCATTTTTACCTTATCCATTCCTCCATGCCTTTCCATTATAGTGCTTCCTCCTGCCCTTTTCAGTTATACTCTCCCTTATTACCAAGCACTGATCGTATTCTCAGGAATTTATGGCATGATAATGTTGACGATCGCGATATTCAAAGGTTTACAAGGCGCAAAACTAATGTTACTCGGCTTAGGAATCTTCTTCGCAGCAGTATTGAACGATTTTATTTTTTATCAATTTCATATTGGACCAGGTTATCTAACTCCTGCAGGTCTTTTCCTATTGACGTTTGCAGATGCAGCTACATTGGGCAGAAGGATCGCAACGGCGTTCAATACCAGCGAAGAATTATCAGTCAATTTGGAGAAGAAGGTAGTAGAAAGAACTAAAGAACTCGCTGAAGAAAGAGACCGCACAGATTTACTATTATTGAATATTCTTCCTAAACCAGTAGCAGAAGAATTAAAATCCAAAGGATCCGTAACTCCTGTATATTACGAATCTGCCAGTATACTATTCACAGATTTTGTAGGATTTACTAAAATTGCAGCAGAGATGTTACCAAAAGATCTGGTAGAAGATCTACATAATTGTTTTTCCGAATTCGATTCTATCGTTTCCCGTTTAGGTTTAGAAAAATTGAAAACAATCGGTGACTCCTATATGTGTGCAGGAGGAATTCCAAATACAAACTTCACTCATGCAGTGGATAATTGTTTAGCTGGATTAGAATTTCTCAGATTTATGCAAAGGATGGCAGTGTCCAAATCAGAAATGGGGCTTCCTTTCTGGGAATTAAGAGTGGGTGTTCATACAGGACCAGTTACCTCAGGAGTGATCGGCTCCAATAAATTCGCGTATGATGTTTGGGGAGATGCGGTCAATCTTGCGAGCAGAATGGAATCCTCGGGTAAACCAGGACATTTAAATATTTCAGGCTCCACTTACGAACTAGTAAAGGATTTTTTTGTATGTGAGCATAGAGGAAAGGTCCAAGCAAAAGGAAAGGGAGAAGTGGACATGTATTTTGTAAATTCTATTCGCATGGAACTTTCAGTGGACGCAAAAGGAATTTCTCCGAACGACAAATTTGAATCTTTAAGAAACGAATTAAACCTGAAATTAAGTGCGGTTTGA
- a CDS encoding type II toxin-antitoxin system Phd/YefM family antitoxin, whose protein sequence is MFRIKKLDISDWSYYNFASMQLSAAEFKTKCLSLMDRVQETQEEVIITKHGKPVAKLVTIKDSTAARLFGYLKGRIQENEDIVPSLGLRWDADSK, encoded by the coding sequence ATGTTCCGGATAAAAAAACTGGACATCAGCGACTGGTCATATTATAATTTTGCCAGTATGCAACTCTCCGCTGCTGAATTCAAAACCAAATGCCTGAGTTTAATGGATAGAGTCCAAGAAACCCAGGAAGAAGTGATCATCACTAAACACGGGAAACCTGTGGCCAAACTAGTAACTATCAAAGATAGTACTGCGGCTCGCTTATTCGGTTACCTAAAAGGACGGATCCAAGAGAATGAGGATATTGTTCCTAGTTTAGGATTACGTTGGGACGCAGATTCAAAATAG
- a CDS encoding type II toxin-antitoxin system VapC family toxin, which yields MIVLDTHAWIWLMEGDPKMEKEPLLRKLYRLIPNRGIFISEISGWEVGMLVAKKRIQISGTLNRWLQDAYQAPGIQPYRLTPEVIVESINLPDSFHGDPADRIIVATARVLNAELVTKDKEIIKYGKKGNLKVISI from the coding sequence ATGATCGTTCTAGATACTCATGCTTGGATTTGGCTTATGGAAGGGGATCCTAAAATGGAAAAAGAACCCCTTCTTCGGAAATTATATAGGCTTATTCCAAACAGAGGTATTTTTATTTCGGAAATATCCGGTTGGGAAGTGGGGATGCTCGTTGCCAAAAAAAGGATACAGATCTCTGGGACCTTGAATCGATGGCTGCAGGATGCCTATCAAGCTCCAGGAATTCAACCTTATCGTTTAACTCCTGAGGTAATTGTAGAGAGTATAAATTTACCAGATTCCTTTCATGGTGATCCGGCAGATAGAATCATTGTGGCAACTGCGAGAGTTTTAAATGCAGAACTTGTTACTAAGGATAAAGAAATCATTAAATACGGTAAAAAAGGAAACCTAAAGGTGATCTCTATATAA